TGGCGCACCGGTCCGCCAGGACGACGACAGCCGACCCGCTGTCACCCCGGTAGGCATGACGGCGGATCGGCTGCGGTCGTTCAGGTGGAGCGGCGTCAGTCCCGTTCGCCCAGGGTCAGCTCGACCCCGCCGGACATGGCGGCGGCCGCGTTGTAGACGAACGCCCCCACGGTGGCCAGCAGCGTGAACAGCACGATGTTCACGGCGCCACCGACCGCGGTGATGCCGAACACCCACAGCGGGGTGATGAGGTCGGTCTGCCCGGCCGCGGCGGTGTCCGGCGACGAGGTCAGCGTCGAGAACGTGTCGTTGATCTTCGACCAGACGCTCATCGCATCCAGCGTGTAGTAGAGGATCGCCACGGCGATCATCCACACGAAGAACATGACGACCGAAACGATGAGGCTGATCTTCAGCACCGTCCACGGGTCGACCCGCTTGAGCTGCAACGACGCCAGCCGCGGGGGCCGGCGCGGGGTCTTCGGCCGGCGGACGTCCGGTCGGCTCGCGGCGGTCCGGCCGGTCGGACCGTTGGGTCCGTTGGGTCCGACGTGCTGCGGCGGGGCCAGACCCGGACCGCCGTTGCCGTCAACGGACGGCTCGGGACGCGCGTGGCTGCCCCGGGACCCGTCGGTCACCGCGCCGGGCCCACCCGCAGGGCGGGCGTCACCCCGCTGCCCGGCGTCCGGTTCGGCGACGTCGTCGCGGACCTGGCCCGACCCGGCCCGGGACGAGCCGGGCTGCTGCCGGGCGTTCACGACGACTCACCCCCGCTGCCGGGCGCCGGATCGATGGCCGCCTCCAGCACCTCGTCGGCGTTCCGGGCGATGGCCACGAGGCTGTCCCCCTCGGACAGGTTCATCAGCCGCACTCCCATCGTCTGCCGCTTGGCCTTCCGGACCTCACGGGCCTGGGTCCGGATGACCCCGCCCCCGGAAGTGATCGCGTAGACCTCGGTGTCCAGGTCGACGATCAGCGCGCCCACCAGCTTGCCACGCCGACGGTCGTACTGGATGGTCAGCACGCCCTTGCCGCCGCGACCCTGGACCGGGTACTCGTCCATGTCGGTGCGCTTGGCGTAGCCGCGTTCGGTGGCCACCAGCACCTGGCCGCCCTCGCGCGCGACCTCCATGGACAGCAGCTCGTCGCCCTCGTTGAAGCGCATGCCGAGCACCCCGGACGTGGCCCGGCCCATCGGGCGGAGCGCCTCGTCGGAGGCGTGGAAGCGGATCGACTGACCCTCCGCCGAGATGAGCAGCAGGTCGTCGGTGGCCGAGCACAGCACCGCGCCGACCAGCTCGTCGTCCTCGCGCAGGTTGATGGCCTGCAGGCCACCGGACCGGTTGGAGTCGAACGCAGTCAGCTCGCTCTTCTTGACCAGACCGCCCTTGGTCGCCAGCACCAGGTACGGCGAGACGGCGTAGTTGCGGATCTGGATGACCTGGGCGATCCGCTCGTCCGGCTGGAAGGCCAGCAGGTTGGCGACGTGCTGACCGCGGGCGTTGCGGTTGGCCTCCGGCAGCTCGTACGCCTTCGCCCGGTAGACCCGGCCCTTGTTGGTGAAGAACAGGATCCAGTCGTGGGTGGAGGAGACGAAGAAGTGGGCGACGATGTCGTCCTGCTTCAGCGCCGCGCCCTGCACGCCCTTGCCGCCGCGCTTCTGCGCCCGGTACAGGTCGGTCTTCGTCCGCTTGGCGTAGCCGGTGCGCGTGATGGTGACGACCACGTCCTCGACGGCGATGAGGTCCTCGACCGAGACGTCCCCGTCGTAGGGCACCAGCCGGGTGCGCCGCTCGTCGCCGTGCTTCTCGACCGCCTCGGCCAGCTCGTCACGGACGATGGCCCGCTGCCGCTCCGGCTTGTCGAGGATGTCGCGCAGGTCGGCGATGACCAGCTCGATCTCGGCCAGGTCGTCGATGATCTTCTGCCGCTCCAGGGCGGCAAGGCGACGCAGCTGCATGTCCAGGATCGCGACGGCCTGGATCTCGTCGACGTCCAGCAGCGCCATCAGGCCCGACTTGGACTCCTCGGCCGACGGCGACCGCCGGATGAGGGCGATGACCTCGTCCAGCATGTCCAGGGCCTTGACCAGGCCACGCAGGATGTGGGCCCGTTCCTCGGCCTTGTTGAGGCGGTAGCGGGTGCGCCGCTGGATGACCTCGATCTGGTGGGCCACGTACAGGCTGATCATCTGGTCCAGCCGCAGGGTGCGCGGCACCCCGTCGACGATCGCCAGCATGTTCGCGCCGAAGCTGGTCTGCAGCTGGGTGTGCTTGAACAGGTTGGCCAGCACGACCTTGGCGACGGCGTCCCGCTTGAGCGTGACGACCAGCCGCATACCGACGCGGTCGGACGACTCGTCGGCGATGTCGGCGATGCCGGCGATCTTGCCGTCCTTGACCAGGCCGGCGATGTTCTCGACCAGGTTGTCCGGGTTGACCTGATAGGGCAGCTCGGTGACGACCAGGATGGTGCGACCGCGGGCGTCCTCGTCGGTGTTGAC
This sequence is a window from Nakamurella flava. Protein-coding genes within it:
- a CDS encoding DUF3566 domain-containing protein — translated: MNARQQPGSSRAGSGQVRDDVAEPDAGQRGDARPAGGPGAVTDGSRGSHARPEPSVDGNGGPGLAPPQHVGPNGPNGPTGRTAASRPDVRRPKTPRRPPRLASLQLKRVDPWTVLKISLIVSVVMFFVWMIAVAILYYTLDAMSVWSKINDTFSTLTSSPDTAAAGQTDLITPLWVFGITAVGGAVNIVLFTLLATVGAFVYNAAAAMSGGVELTLGERD
- the gyrA gene encoding DNA gyrase subunit A, which encodes MTGPTTGEHDRTEPVDIQQEMQRSFIDYAMSVIVSRALPDVRDGLKPVHRRVLYGMFDAGFRPDRSTVKSSRVVGEVMGNYHPHGDSPIYDSVVRMAQPWSLRYLMIDGQGNFGSMGNDPPAAMRYTECRLTPLAMLMLDGITEDTVDMVPNYDSKTTEPTVLPSRIPNLLVNGSSGIAVGMATNIPPHNLREVAAAVTWYLEHPEASAEELLEAAMEFIKGPDFPTRGLIVGGDGIADAYKTGRGSIRMRAVVNTDEDARGRTILVVTELPYQVNPDNLVENIAGLVKDGKIAGIADIADESSDRVGMRLVVTLKRDAVAKVVLANLFKHTQLQTSFGANMLAIVDGVPRTLRLDQMISLYVAHQIEVIQRRTRYRLNKAEERAHILRGLVKALDMLDEVIALIRRSPSAEESKSGLMALLDVDEIQAVAILDMQLRRLAALERQKIIDDLAEIELVIADLRDILDKPERQRAIVRDELAEAVEKHGDERRTRLVPYDGDVSVEDLIAVEDVVVTITRTGYAKRTKTDLYRAQKRGGKGVQGAALKQDDIVAHFFVSSTHDWILFFTNKGRVYRAKAYELPEANRNARGQHVANLLAFQPDERIAQVIQIRNYAVSPYLVLATKGGLVKKSELTAFDSNRSGGLQAINLREDDELVGAVLCSATDDLLLISAEGQSIRFHASDEALRPMGRATSGVLGMRFNEGDELLSMEVAREGGQVLVATERGYAKRTDMDEYPVQGRGGKGVLTIQYDRRRGKLVGALIVDLDTEVYAITSGGGVIRTQAREVRKAKRQTMGVRLMNLSEGDSLVAIARNADEVLEAAIDPAPGSGGESS